Proteins encoded in a region of the Pigmentiphaga litoralis genome:
- a CDS encoding DUF4136 domain-containing protein, with product MSMFKCNYSSDTGAALRSLRRGAGWAVKLGAVLVLAGCASTLPARVTTFQQWPADAPGATYKLTPTTEQQDSLEYRQYADLLRTAISPVGIVEAKPGAQARFLITMRYGVEPVQVRVERQYDPFYSPWGPYGYGYGGFGGRRGGGFGFGVPFGGAPYPQTWSSTTMDASRANLKVEIRDAAQNNAKVYESTAVNTGSGGSLPEIMPYLVRAIFDRFPDTNGQVRQVNYELENRR from the coding sequence ATGTCGATGTTCAAATGTAATTATTCGTCAGACACGGGCGCCGCGCTGCGGTCGTTGCGCCGGGGCGCTGGATGGGCGGTCAAGCTTGGCGCGGTGCTGGTCCTGGCGGGTTGCGCCTCGACCTTGCCGGCACGGGTAACCACATTCCAGCAATGGCCCGCCGACGCGCCGGGGGCCACCTACAAACTGACGCCGACCACCGAGCAGCAGGACAGCCTGGAATATCGGCAATATGCCGACCTGCTGCGCACGGCAATCAGCCCGGTGGGTATCGTCGAGGCCAAGCCCGGCGCCCAGGCGCGTTTCCTGATCACCATGAGATACGGCGTCGAGCCGGTGCAGGTCAGGGTGGAACGTCAGTACGATCCCTTCTATTCGCCGTGGGGCCCGTATGGCTATGGGTATGGCGGCTTCGGCGGCCGTCGGGGCGGTGGCTTTGGCTTCGGCGTGCCCTTTGGGGGCGCACCGTATCCGCAGACGTGGTCGTCCACGACGATGGATGCGTCGCGCGCCAACTTGAAGGTAGAGATTCGCGACGCCGCGCAAAACAACGCCAAGGTCTATGAATCGACGGCGGTCAATACCGGATCGGGCGGCTCGTTGCCCGAGATCATGCCGTATCTGGTTCGCGCGATATTCGACCGGTTCCCCGATACGAATGGGCAGGTGCGCCAGGTGAATTACGAGCTGGAGAACCGGCGTTAA
- a CDS encoding class 1 fructose-bisphosphatase → MKRKTLTQFLIEQQRDKAALPSEVRLLIEIVARACKAIGHAVGKGALGGVLGSLESENVQGEVQKKLDVLSNEILLEANEWGGHLAAMASEEMETIHLIPNRYPKGEYLLLFDPLDGSSNIDVNVSIGTIFSVLRAPDEAAGREVTEQDFLQAGSKQVAAGYAVYGPQTMLVLTVGSGVHSFTLDRELGSWVLTQSDIQIPADTKEFAINMSNMRHWAPPVKQYVDECLAGKTGPRGKDFNMRWVASMVADVHRILSRGGVFLYPWDAREPGKPGKLRLMYEANPMSMLVEQAGGAATNGTQRILDIQPSALHERVSVILGSKTEVDLATKYHLEAKG, encoded by the coding sequence ATGAAGCGCAAGACGCTTACCCAGTTCCTGATCGAGCAGCAACGCGACAAAGCCGCGCTGCCGTCAGAAGTTCGCCTCCTTATCGAAATCGTTGCCCGCGCCTGCAAGGCGATCGGTCATGCCGTTGGCAAGGGCGCGCTTGGCGGCGTCCTGGGCAGCCTGGAAAGCGAAAACGTGCAAGGCGAAGTGCAGAAGAAGCTCGACGTGCTGTCGAACGAAATCCTGCTGGAAGCCAATGAATGGGGCGGCCACCTTGCGGCCATGGCCTCGGAAGAGATGGAAACCATCCACCTGATTCCGAACCGCTATCCCAAGGGCGAATACCTGCTGCTGTTCGATCCTTTGGATGGCTCGAGCAACATCGACGTGAACGTGTCGATCGGCACCATCTTTTCGGTGCTGCGCGCGCCCGACGAAGCCGCCGGCCGCGAAGTCACGGAACAGGACTTCCTGCAGGCCGGCAGCAAGCAGGTCGCCGCCGGCTACGCCGTGTATGGCCCGCAGACCATGCTGGTGCTGACGGTGGGTTCGGGCGTGCACAGCTTCACGCTGGACCGCGAACTGGGTTCGTGGGTGCTGACGCAGTCGGACATCCAGATCCCGGCCGACACCAAGGAATTCGCGATCAACATGTCCAACATGCGCCACTGGGCCCCGCCCGTGAAGCAGTATGTGGATGAGTGCCTGGCTGGCAAGACCGGCCCGCGCGGCAAGGACTTCAACATGCGCTGGGTGGCCTCGATGGTTGCCGACGTGCATCGCATCCTGAGCCGCGGTGGCGTGTTCCTGTACCCGTGGGACGCCCGCGAACCCGGCAAGCCGGGCAAGCTGCGCCTGATGTACGAAGCCAACCCGATGAGCATGCTGGTCGAGCAGGCCGGCGGCGCGGCCACCAACGGCACGCAGCGCATCCTGGACATCCAGCCCAGCGCCCTGCATGAACGCGTCAGCGTGATCCTCGGGTCCAAGACCGAAGTGGACCTGGCGACGAAGTACCACCTGGAAGCCAAGGGCTGA
- the pepN gene encoding aminopeptidase N, with product MRTDSPVTISRQSYRPYPFEVTAVHLDFDLDPASTLVTSRLSLHRKEANAPLVLDGEELDLVSIKVDGQLLDASRYEVGEHGLTIHGLGQTVELEIANRCSPQANSTLMGLYVSNGVFFTQCEAEGFRRITYFPDRPDVMSRFTVTLRAAKAEFPVLLSNGNLIGQTDLPDGRHEAQWEDPFMKPCYLFALVAGKLTWRESRVNTQSGREVLLQVYSDPGNENKTQFALESLERALRWDETRFSLELDLDRFMIVAARDFNMGAMENKGLNVFNAAYVLADPDSATDANYGAIEAVIGHEYFHNWTGNRVTCRDWFQLSLKEGLTVFRDQEFTADMMATGLDETAAASARTVKRIDDVVTLRAAQFPEDAGPMAHPIRPESYQEIGNFYTATVYEKGSEVIRMQQTLLGPDGFNEGLAEYFRRHDGQAVTCDDFVAAMESVYQKTHPGRDLSVFRHWYSQAGTPRVKVDMRYDDATRRCTLRLTQSCAPVGVERLAGIAVKPPLHIPFSMGLLDADGKALPLKLAGSDAAASDSCLLELTTETAEWVFEDIPSRPVPSLLRDFSAPVIVEYDFSDAELALLMAHDTNAFARWEAGQQLATRQILAATDAVRGGQPASLSDSFVEAWRSVLTATDLDAAYRARALALPAEKTLAERMTEVDPIALATARDHLRAELGRRLAADWQAAVDANQTPGEYSPDPIAAGKRAMKNLALAFLLAGGAPQAEAQVSEQYASSKNMTDRMAALSALVNFGPREAANTALADFFERYQSDPLSVDKWFTLQATSRHTDVETVNGLMVHPAFTLRNPNRARSLVFQFCLNNPYGFHRPDGSGYRYWAEQVLALDRLNPEISARLARAMDRWIRYVPALSAQMKQALEDVRNHPGLSRNVTEIVSKALEISA from the coding sequence ATGCGCACCGATAGCCCCGTCACGATCAGCCGCCAGAGTTACCGCCCCTACCCTTTCGAGGTCACGGCGGTGCATCTGGACTTCGACCTGGATCCGGCCAGCACGCTTGTCACGTCCCGTCTGTCCTTGCATCGCAAGGAAGCCAACGCGCCGCTCGTGCTGGACGGCGAAGAGCTGGACCTGGTGTCGATCAAGGTGGATGGCCAGTTGCTGGACGCGTCGCGCTACGAAGTCGGCGAACACGGCCTGACGATTCACGGATTGGGCCAGACGGTCGAACTGGAAATCGCCAACCGGTGTTCGCCCCAGGCGAATTCGACCCTGATGGGTCTATATGTGTCCAACGGGGTGTTCTTCACGCAGTGCGAAGCCGAGGGCTTCCGGCGCATCACCTACTTTCCAGACCGCCCCGACGTCATGTCTCGGTTTACTGTGACCCTGCGCGCGGCCAAGGCCGAATTTCCGGTGCTGCTGTCCAACGGCAACCTGATCGGCCAGACCGATCTGCCTGATGGCCGGCACGAAGCGCAGTGGGAAGACCCGTTCATGAAGCCCTGCTACCTGTTTGCATTGGTGGCGGGCAAGCTGACCTGGCGCGAGTCTCGGGTCAACACCCAGTCGGGCCGGGAAGTGCTGCTGCAGGTCTACAGCGATCCGGGCAACGAGAACAAGACCCAGTTTGCGCTGGAATCGCTGGAACGCGCGCTGCGCTGGGACGAAACCCGCTTTTCGCTGGAACTGGACCTGGACCGCTTCATGATCGTGGCGGCGCGCGACTTCAATATGGGCGCGATGGAAAACAAGGGCCTGAACGTGTTCAACGCGGCCTATGTGCTGGCGGACCCCGACAGCGCCACCGACGCGAACTACGGCGCGATCGAAGCCGTGATCGGCCACGAATACTTCCATAACTGGACCGGCAATCGCGTGACCTGCCGCGACTGGTTCCAGCTCAGCTTGAAAGAAGGGCTGACCGTGTTCCGCGACCAGGAATTCACGGCCGACATGATGGCGACCGGCCTGGACGAAACGGCGGCCGCAAGCGCGCGCACCGTCAAGCGGATCGACGACGTGGTGACGCTGCGCGCCGCGCAATTCCCCGAAGATGCGGGCCCCATGGCCCACCCGATCCGCCCGGAAAGCTATCAGGAAATCGGCAACTTCTACACGGCGACCGTGTACGAGAAGGGTTCCGAAGTCATCCGCATGCAGCAGACGCTGCTGGGCCCCGACGGCTTCAACGAGGGGCTGGCCGAATACTTCCGCCGCCATGATGGGCAGGCCGTGACCTGCGACGACTTCGTGGCCGCCATGGAATCGGTCTATCAGAAGACCCATCCGGGCCGTGACCTGAGCGTGTTCCGCCACTGGTACAGCCAGGCCGGCACGCCGCGGGTCAAGGTCGACATGCGCTATGACGACGCCACGCGCCGCTGCACCTTGCGCCTGACGCAATCGTGCGCGCCGGTGGGTGTCGAGCGCCTGGCCGGCATTGCCGTCAAGCCGCCGCTGCACATCCCGTTTTCCATGGGCCTGCTGGACGCCGACGGCAAGGCGTTGCCGCTCAAGCTCGCGGGCAGCGATGCCGCCGCATCCGACAGCTGCCTGCTGGAACTGACGACCGAAACTGCCGAGTGGGTGTTCGAAGACATTCCGAGCCGTCCGGTGCCGTCGCTTCTGCGCGACTTTTCGGCGCCTGTGATCGTCGAGTACGACTTCAGCGATGCCGAACTGGCGCTGCTGATGGCGCACGACACCAACGCCTTTGCCCGCTGGGAAGCCGGTCAGCAACTGGCGACGCGCCAGATCCTGGCCGCGACCGACGCCGTGCGCGGTGGCCAGCCTGCCAGCCTGTCGGACAGTTTTGTCGAGGCTTGGCGGTCGGTGCTGACGGCGACCGACCTGGATGCCGCCTACCGTGCGCGCGCCCTGGCGCTGCCTGCCGAAAAGACGCTGGCCGAACGCATGACCGAAGTCGACCCGATTGCCCTGGCGACGGCGCGCGACCACCTGCGCGCCGAACTGGGCCGCCGCCTGGCCGCCGATTGGCAAGCCGCCGTCGACGCCAACCAGACGCCGGGCGAGTATTCACCGGACCCGATTGCTGCCGGCAAGCGCGCCATGAAGAACCTGGCCCTGGCTTTCCTGCTGGCCGGCGGCGCTCCGCAAGCCGAAGCGCAAGTCAGCGAGCAATATGCGTCGTCGAAGAACATGACCGACCGCATGGCCGCACTGTCGGCGCTTGTAAACTTTGGTCCGCGTGAAGCCGCCAACACGGCGCTGGCCGACTTCTTCGAGCGTTATCAAAGCGATCCGCTGTCGGTCGACAAGTGGTTCACGCTGCAGGCCACGAGCCGCCACACCGATGTGGAAACCGTGAATGGCCTGATGGTGCATCCGGCCTTCACGCTGCGCAATCCGAACCGTGCGCGGTCGCTGGTGTTCCAGTTCTGCCTGAACAACCCGTACGGCTTCCATCGCCCCGACGGCAGCGGCTACCGCTACTGGGCCGAGCAGGTGCTGGCCCTGGATCGCCTGAACCCCGAAATTTCCGCGCGGCTGGCCCGTGCCATGGATCGCTGGATCCGGTACGTGCCGGCGCTGAGCGCCCAGATGAAGCAGGCGCTCGAGGATGTCCGCAATCATCCCGGGCTGTCGCGCAACGTCACTGAAATCGTTTCAAAAGCCCTGGAGATCTCCGCATGA
- a CDS encoding type II toxin-antitoxin system HipA family toxin translates to MSSATAALRRQVQVCLGKADASLGTLTYVRQGRREHCAFAYDSAWLANTAGFSISADLAWVPGHQAHKAASAHDSTFHGAFADTAPDAWGRRVIARDHAKRRQHDASLPALTELDYLLAVDDFSRVGALRLHDGDHAWHRSVPQGRRNTPPLIDLGSIFEASRAVERGQETAEDLRYLQGKGTSLGGMRPKCTVVDEDGFLAIGKFPSVNDTRSVTRGEVLALKLAHQAGIDAAAARVVTLADVPVAVIRRFDRDADDARIPYQSAASMLQASREDERSYTEIADAIRSVGYAPAEDVRQLWRRMLFNLLITNVDDHLQNHGFLHRDRGLWRMAPAFDVNPFPDKERESKTWLSEQDGPVTDVAVLLARAPYFGLDDTQALKVIAEVVSAVKGWRQIACSRDVGLRASELDDFAPAFEHPQRVAAEALLRR, encoded by the coding sequence ATGAGCAGCGCCACGGCTGCCCTCCGTCGCCAAGTGCAGGTCTGCCTTGGCAAGGCCGACGCGTCGCTGGGGACCCTGACCTACGTCAGGCAAGGCCGGCGCGAACACTGCGCCTTCGCATACGACTCCGCCTGGTTGGCGAATACCGCCGGATTCAGCATATCGGCGGATCTTGCGTGGGTACCGGGTCACCAAGCGCACAAGGCGGCGTCGGCCCATGATTCCACCTTCCACGGCGCCTTTGCGGACACCGCGCCCGATGCCTGGGGGCGCCGTGTGATCGCTCGTGATCATGCCAAGCGTCGTCAACACGACGCCAGTCTGCCAGCGTTGACCGAACTCGATTACCTGCTTGCTGTCGACGATTTCAGTCGCGTCGGCGCATTGCGTTTGCATGATGGCGACCACGCTTGGCACCGCTCGGTACCCCAGGGCCGCCGCAATACACCACCGCTAATTGATCTTGGATCCATCTTCGAAGCCAGTCGCGCCGTCGAGCGTGGCCAGGAGACTGCTGAAGACCTTCGCTACCTTCAGGGAAAAGGAACGTCGCTGGGCGGGATGCGGCCCAAATGCACTGTCGTGGACGAAGACGGCTTTCTGGCCATCGGCAAGTTCCCGAGCGTCAACGACACGCGCAGCGTCACTAGGGGTGAAGTGCTTGCCCTCAAACTCGCGCATCAGGCCGGTATCGACGCAGCGGCCGCACGCGTCGTGACCTTGGCCGACGTACCGGTGGCGGTCATTCGCCGCTTTGACCGGGACGCCGATGACGCGCGCATTCCTTACCAGTCGGCAGCCTCGATGTTGCAGGCCTCGCGTGAGGACGAACGCAGCTACACCGAGATTGCCGATGCGATTCGCTCGGTGGGTTACGCGCCTGCAGAGGATGTCCGGCAGCTCTGGCGCCGAATGCTGTTCAACCTGTTGATTACCAACGTCGATGACCACCTGCAGAATCATGGCTTCCTGCATCGGGATCGTGGCCTTTGGCGAATGGCACCCGCATTTGATGTGAACCCGTTCCCCGATAAGGAGCGAGAGTCCAAGACCTGGCTGTCCGAACAAGACGGCCCCGTGACCGATGTAGCCGTCTTGTTGGCCCGCGCGCCTTACTTCGGCCTGGACGACACCCAAGCGTTGAAGGTCATCGCCGAGGTGGTCTCGGCGGTGAAGGGCTGGCGACAGATTGCCTGCAGTCGAGACGTAGGCTTGCGTGCGAGCGAACTCGACGATTTCGCCCCGGCCTTTGAACACCCGCAGAGGGTAGCCGCCGAGGCGTTGCTGCGGCGCTGA
- a CDS encoding helix-turn-helix domain-containing protein yields the protein MELPLPAPVERALRKLGGDISLARRRRHISQASLAERMGASVSTVRRMEQGDPRVPIHFFARALHVFGEIRALEDVLDTPNDDIGLTLMDEQVPKRVRRTAGHRSGAL from the coding sequence ATGGAACTTCCCCTTCCCGCACCCGTTGAACGCGCCCTGCGCAAACTTGGCGGGGACATCTCGCTGGCCCGCCGCCGTCGCCATATTTCGCAAGCGTCGTTAGCCGAACGTATGGGCGCATCGGTCTCTACCGTGCGCCGAATGGAGCAGGGCGATCCCCGCGTGCCAATTCACTTTTTTGCGCGGGCACTTCACGTGTTCGGGGAAATCCGTGCGCTGGAGGATGTGCTGGACACGCCCAACGACGACATCGGTTTGACGCTGATGGACGAGCAGGTACCCAAGCGCGTGCGACGCACGGCAGGTCATCGATCAGGCGCTTTGTGA